The Acanthochromis polyacanthus isolate Apoly-LR-REF ecotype Palm Island chromosome 2, KAUST_Apoly_ChrSc, whole genome shotgun sequence genome contains a region encoding:
- the LOC110962236 gene encoding UDP-glucuronosyltransferase 2B31-like isoform X2 gives MRLMYLCSALLLFILLPSACQGGNILVFPTEGSHWINMNILLQALHSRGHNLTIIRSSQSWYIKENSTYYSIYTVQVEGGFDKEFIKRLVSEVMEYERGALPLAKFFHLTVGMIGTFVDAHAAVGEYVSAMLGDRELMRMLNDTKFDLVLTDPCWGGGPILAKYLNLPLVYNVRWLIAEEAHFGIAPSPISYIPITGSGLTDKMTFFERVKNMISYLINQARNYLVRDVYQKVCDKYLGPDKDFFQLIIDADIWLVRVDFVFEYPRPTMPNVVYMGGFHCKPAKPLPQHLEEFVQSSGEHGVIIMSLGSFVSELPADMANEIAAAFAKLPQRVIWSYMGSRPDTLGNNTLLVDWMPQNDLLGHPKVKMFVAHGGTNGVQEAIYHGIPVLGLPLAFDQYDNLLRLKEKGAAKILSYATVDKDNNFLKAIQEVLNEPSYRMNMQRLSRLHRDQPITPMDNALFWIEFVMRHKGAAHLKPASLRMSWYSYHSVDVALFLGGAVLLMLLFTFFLIRCLCNAMCKPKVKRE, from the exons ATGAGGCTGATGTATCTCTGCAGTGCTTTGCTGCTGTTCATCCTTCTGCCCAGTGCCTGCCAAGGTGGGAACATCTTGGTCTTTCCTACTGAAGGCAGCCACTGGATAAACATGAATATCCTACTTCAAGCTCTGCACTCCAGAGGACACAATCTAACTATTATTCGCTCCAGCCAAAGCTGGTACATCAAGGAAAACTCCACATATTACAGTATCTACACAGTTCAAGTAGAGGGGGGCTTCGATAAGGAGTTCATCAAAAGATTAGTTTCTGAGGTCATGGAATATGAACGGGGAGCTCTTCCCTTGGCAAAATTTTTCCATTTGACTGTAGGCATGATTGGTACGTTTGTTGATGCTCATGCAGCTGTGGGTGAATATGTATCAGCGATGCTCGGTGACAGAGAGTTGATGAGAATGTTGAACGACACCAAGTTTGACCTGGTCCTCACTGACCCCTGTTGGGGAGGTGGACCCATTTTGGCCAAATATTTGAACCTTCCCTTGGTTTATAATGTTCGCTGGTTAATAGCAGAAGAAGCTCATTTTGGCATTGCCCCTTCACCCATATCTTATATTCCTATAACTGGTTCTGGTTTAACTGATAAGATGACCTTTTTTGAGAGAGttaaaaacatgatttcatATTTAATAAACCAGGCACGGAATTATTTAGTCAGAGATGTATATCAGAAAGTATGTGACAAGTATCTGGGGCCcgataaagatttttttcagttaattaTTGATGCAGACATTTGGCTGGTGAGAGTGGACTTTGTGTTTGAATATCCACGTCCCACAATGCCTAATGTTGTGTACATGGGAGGGTTCCATTGTAAACCTGCAAAACCTCTGCCTCAACACTTGGAGGAGTTTGTGCAGAGTTCTGGAGAGCATGGAGTCATCATCATGTCTCTGGGGTCTTTTGTGAGTGAACTGCCTGCTGACATGGCAAATGAGATCGCTGCAGCTTTTGCTAAACTTCCTCAGAGAGTCATCTGGAGTTATATGGGCAGCAGACCAGACACTCTGGGCAACAACACTTTATTGGTGGACTGGATGCCTCAGAACGACCTTCTCGGACATCCtaaagtaaaaatgtttgtGGCTCATGGAGGAACAAACGGAGTCCAAGAAGCTATTTATCATGGAATCCCAGTTTTGGGTCTCCCCTTGGCATTTGACCAATATGACAACCTGCTTCGACTTAAAGAGAAAGGGGCAGCTAAGATTCTTTCGTATGCTACAGTGGACAAAGACAACAACTTCCTGAAAGCTATCCAGGAGGTCCTGAATGAACCCTCCTACAGGATGAACATGCAGAGACTGTCCAGGCTGCACAGAGATCAGCCAATAACACCGATGGATAACGCCCTCTTCTGGATCGAGTTTGTCATGAGACACAAAGGTGCAGCTCACCTGAAACCAGCATCACTCAGAATGTCCTGGTATTCCTACCACTCTGTAGATGTAGCTCTGTTCCTGGGTGGAGCTGTGCTGCTCATGCTTCTATTTACTTTCTTCTTGATTAG GTGTTTGTGTAATGCAATGTGTAAACCTAAAGTGAAACGTGAGTAA
- the LOC127532991 gene encoding UDP-glucuronosyltransferase 2A2-like, translating to MRLMYLCSALLLLILLPTTCQGGNILVFPAEGSHWINMDILLQALHSRGHNLTIVRSSKSWYIKENSTYYSTYTVQVERSIDQEFIKRIVSEVVKFERGALPLTSFFHMTVGMFGTFVDAHAAVGEFVTAMLGDKELMRKLNDTKFDLVLTDPCWGGGAILAKYLNLPLVYNVRWLIAEEAHFGIAPSPISYIPITGSGLTDRMTFFQRVKNMILYLVNQAQKYLVRDVYQKVCDKYLGPDKEFFQLLIDADIWLMRVDFVFEYPRPTMPNVVYMGGFQCKPAKPLPQHLEEFVQSSGEHGVIIMSLGSFVSELPADMANEIAAAFAKLPQKVIWRYKGSRPDTLGNNTLLVDWMPQNDLLGHPKVKVFVAHGGTNGVQEAIYHGVPVVGLPLGFDQYDNLLRLKEKGASSEILSYATVDKDNNFLKAIQEVLNEPSYRMNMQRLSRLHRDQPITPMDNALFWIEFVMRHKGAAHLKPASLRMSWYSYHSVDVALFLGGAVLLVLLFTFFLIRCLCNMMCKSKVKRE from the coding sequence ATGAGGCTGATGTATCTCTGCAGTGCTTTGCTGCTGCTCATCCTTCTGCCCACAACCTGTCAAGGTGGGAACATCTTGGTCTTTCCTGCTGAAGGCAGCCACTGGATAAACATGGATATCCTACTTCAAGCTCTGCACTCCAGAGGACACAATTTAACTATTGTGCGTTCGAGCAAAAGCTGGTACATCAAGGAAAACTCCACATATTACAGTACCTACACAGTTCAAGTAGAGAGGAGCATAGATCAGGAATTTATCAAAAGAATAGTTTCTGAGGTCGTGAAATTTGAACGAGGAGCTCTTCCCTTGACAAGTTTTTTCCATATGACTGTAGGCATGTTTGGTACGTTTGTTGACGCTCATGCAGCTGTGGGTGAATTTGTAACAGCAATGCTAGGTGACAAAGAGTTGATGAGAAAGTTGAATGACACCAAGTTTGACCTGGTCCTCACTGACCCCTGTTGGGGAGGTGGAGCCATTTTGGCCAAATATTTGAACCTTCCCTTGGTTTATAATGTTCGCTGGTTAATAGCAGAAGAAGCTCATTTTGGCATTGCCCCTTCACCCATATCTTATATTCCTATAACTGGTTCTGGTTTAACTGATAGGATGAccttttttcagagagttaaaaacatgattttatatTTAGTAAACCAGGCACAGAAGTATTTGGTCAGAGATGTATATCAGAAAGTATGTGACAAGTATCTGGGGCCCGATAAGGAATTTTTTCAGTTATTGATTGATGCAGACATTTGGCTGATGAGAGTGGACTTTGTGTTTGAATATCCACGTCCCACAATGCCTAATGTTGTGTACATGGGAGGGTTCCAGTGTAAACCTGCAAAACCTCTGCCTCAACACTTGGAGGAGTTTGTGCAGAGTTCTGGAGAGCATGGAGTCATCATCATGTCTCTGGGGTCTTTTGTGAGTGAACTGCCTGCTGACATGGCAAATGAGATCGCTGCAGCTTTTGCTAAACTTCCTCAGAAAGTCATCTGGAGGTATAAAGGCAGCAGACCAGACACTCTGGGCAACAACACTTTATTGGTGGACTGGATGCCTCAGAACGACCTTCTCGGACATCCTAAAGTAAAAGTGTTTGTGGCTCATGGAGGAACAAATGGAGTCCAAGAAGCTATTTATCATGGAGTCCCAGTTGTGGGTCTCCCTTTGGGATTTGACCAATATGACAACCTGCTTCGACTTAAAGAGAAAGGGGCATCATCTGAGATTCTTTCGTATGCTACAGTGGACAAAGACAATAACTTCCTAAAAGCTATCCAGGAGGTCCTGAATGAACCCTCCTACAGGATGAACATGCAGAGACTGTCCAGGCTGCACAGAGATCAGCCAATAACACCGATGGATAACGCCCTCTTCTGGATCGAGTTTGTCATGAGACACAAAGGTGCAGCTCACCTGAAACCAGCATCACTCAGAATGTCCTGGTATTCCTACCACTCTGTAGATGTAGCTCTGTTCCTGGGTGGAGCTGTGCTGCTCGTGCTTCTATTTACTTTCTTCTTGATTAGATGTTTGTGTAATATGATGTGTAAATCTAAAGTGAAACGTGAGTAA
- the LOC110962236 gene encoding UDP-glucuronosyltransferase 2A2-like isoform X1 translates to MRLMYLCSALLLLILLPRTCQSGNILVFPAEGSHWINMDILLQALHSRGHNLTIIRANKSWYIKEKSTYYNTYTVPVDNTLEKEFIIRVVSEIIDFERGAHPLMSFLGMTVGMLGTIVEAHEGVHEFVTTMFDDKELMRKLNDTKFDLVLTDPWWGGGAILAKYLNLPLVYNVRWLIAGEAHFGIAPSPISYIPVTQSGGTDKMSFFQRVKNVISHLISQTQIYLVNQIYQKICDKYLGPNIDFYQIMIDADIWLVRVDFVFEFPRPTMPNVVYMGGFQCKPAKPLPQHLEEFVQSSGEHGVIIMSLGTFVSELPADMANEIAAAFAKLPQKVIWRYKGSRPDTLGNNTLLVDWMPQNDLLGHPKIKVFVAHGGTNGVQEALYHGVPVVGIPMFFDQYDNLLRLEDRGTAKILTLSTVDKDNNFLQALRLVLNEPSYRMNMQRLSRLHRDQPITPMDNALFWIEFVMRHKGAAHLKPASLRMSWYSYHSVDVALFLGGAVLLVLLFTFFLIRCLCNAMCKPKVKRE, encoded by the coding sequence atgAGGCTGATGTATCTCTGCAGTGCTTTGCTGCTGCTCATCCTTCTTCCAAGAACCTGTCAAAGTGGCAACATCTTGGTCTTTCCTGCCGAAGGCAGTCACTGGATAAACATGGATATTCTCCTTCAAGCTCTGCACTCCAGAGGACACAATCTTACCATCATTCGTGCCAACAAAAGCTGGTACATCAAGGAAAAGTCCACTTATTACAATACCTACACAGTTCCAGTAGACAATACCTTAGAAAAGGAGTTCATCATTAGAGTAGTTTCTGAGATCATAGACTTTGAACGAGGAGCTCATCCCTTGATGAGTTTTCTTGGTATGACTGTGGGCATGTTAGGCACAATTGTTGAAGCTCATGAAGGTGTGCATGAATTTGTAACAACAATGTTTGATGACAAAGAGTTGATGAGAAAATTGAATGACACCAAGTTTGACCTGGTCCTCACTGACCCCTGGTGGGGAGGTGGAGCCATTTTGGCCAAATATTTGAACCTTCCTTTGGTTTATAATGTTCGCTGGTTAATAGCTGGAGAAGCTCATTTTGGCATTGCCCCTTCACCCATATCTTATATTCCTGTAACACAATCAGGGGGCACTGATAAGATGTccttttttcagagagttaaaaatgtgatttcacaTCTAATAAGTCAAACACAAATTTATCTTGTCAATcagatatatcagaaaatatgTGACAAATATCTTGGACCCAATATTGATTTTTACCAGATAATGATTGATGCAGACATTTGGCTGGTGAGAGTGGACTTTGTGTTTGAGTTCCCTCGTCCCACAATGCCTAATGTTGTGTACATGGGAGGGTTCCAGTGTAAACCTGCAAAACCTCTGCCTCAACATTTAGAGGAGTTTGTGCAGAGTTCTGGAGAGCATGGAGTCATCATCATGTCTCTGGGGACTTTTGTGAGTGAACTACCTGCTGACATGGCAAATGAGATCGCTGCAGCTTTTGCTAAACTTCCTCAGAAAGTCATCTGGAGGTATAAGGGCAGCAGACCAGACACTCTAGGCAACAACACTTTATTGGTGGACTGGATGCCTCAGAATGACCTTCTCGGACATcctaaaataaaagtgtttgtgGCTCATGGAGGAACAAACGGAGTCCAAGAAGCTCTTTATCATGGAGTCCCAGTTGTGGGCATCCCCATGTTTTTTGACCAATATGACAACCTGCTTCGACTAGAAGACAGAGGAACAGCTAAGATTCTTACATTATCTACAGTGGACAAGGACAACAACTTCCTACAGGCTTTACGGCTGGTCCTGAATGAACCCTCCTACAGGATGAACATGCAGAGACTGTCCAGGCTGCACAGAGATCAGCCAATAACACCGATGGATAACGCCCTCTTCTGGATCGAGTTTGTCATGAGACACAAAGGTGCAGCTCACCTGAAACCAGCATCACTCAGAATGTCCTGGTATTCCTACCACTCTGTAGATGTAGCTCTGTTCCTGGGTGGGGCTGTGCTGCTTGTGCTTCTATTTACTTTCTTCTTGATTAGGTGTTTGTGTAATGCAATGTGTAAACCTAAAGTGAAACGTGAGTAA